The proteins below are encoded in one region of Paenibacillus albus:
- a CDS encoding ABC transporter ATP-binding protein has translation MSEPVLSLRNLTKRIGRRNIVDNLTFDIPAGEVFGFLGPNGAGKTTTIRMIVGLISMTKGEAIIKGVSVRSHFELAMTHVGAIVENPEMYKFLTGYQNLVHFARRHNGVTKARIDEVVALLGLQNRIHEKVKRYSLGMRQRLGVAQAILHRPSLLILDEPTNGLDPAGIRELRDYLRKLTKEEGISVIVSSHLLSEMELMCDRVAIIQSGKLVDIRSLQETRDTAQSKIVIETGDMHAAQRLLASAFDPTFLTMSNGQLELAAEKSVIPHITKLLVSADIDILGIHAVQKSLEEQFLEITGGEMVV, from the coding sequence ATGTCTGAACCCGTGCTTTCGCTTCGCAATTTGACCAAAAGGATCGGCAGACGCAATATTGTCGACAATCTCACATTCGATATCCCCGCAGGGGAAGTATTCGGATTTCTGGGCCCGAACGGCGCAGGCAAAACAACTACCATCCGGATGATCGTCGGATTGATCTCGATGACGAAAGGAGAAGCGATCATCAAAGGCGTCTCCGTCCGCAGCCATTTTGAGCTCGCGATGACCCATGTCGGCGCTATCGTAGAAAATCCGGAAATGTATAAATTTTTGACCGGCTACCAGAACCTTGTTCATTTCGCGCGCCGCCACAATGGCGTCACGAAAGCGCGAATCGACGAGGTCGTTGCGTTGCTCGGTCTGCAGAACCGGATCCACGAGAAAGTGAAACGCTATTCCCTCGGCATGCGCCAGCGGCTGGGCGTCGCTCAAGCGATTCTGCATCGCCCGTCCCTGCTCATTCTCGACGAACCGACGAACGGCCTGGATCCTGCAGGCATCCGCGAGCTGCGGGATTACTTGCGTAAACTGACCAAGGAAGAAGGCATCTCCGTCATCGTCTCTTCTCACCTTCTGTCCGAGATGGAGCTTATGTGCGACCGAGTCGCCATTATTCAGTCCGGTAAGCTCGTGGATATCCGTTCCTTACAGGAAACCCGGGATACCGCGCAATCGAAAATCGTCATTGAGACCGGCGACATGCATGCCGCCCAGCGTCTGCTTGCTTCGGCATTCGATCCTACTTTCTTGACCATGTCTAACGGCCAGCTTGAACTGGCAGCGGAGAAGTCCGTCATCCCGCATATCACGAAGCTGCTCGTCAGCGCCGATATCGACATCCTCGGTATTCATGCCGTTCAGAAATCGCTGGAAGAACAATTCCTCGAAATAACAGGAGGTGAGATGGTTGTCTAG
- a CDS encoding ABC transporter permease has protein sequence MSSLSKLTQNENMKIYRRPRTWLMIAFLLLAVGLMSFLLKWDERGHDQTDWKQNLTQQNVHMQKELQENKDLDADDKTRINDSIKLNEYYMDHDLDPSQLSLWSYVNISASLIILVTILTVIIAADMIAAEFSWGTIKLLLVGPASRTKIMLSKYIATFSFALLLLLICFAAAFAAGGILEGFNGLTQPHVTISDGVIHEGSMIMNALQKYAYSIVSLFMYVTMAFMISSAFRSSSMAIAFSLLFMLVGNTLSGILQGYEWVKYLLFSNIDLTQYLEGSTPLRPEMTMSFSILMLLAYYVVFQLLAWLLFTKRDVAA, from the coding sequence TTGTCTAGTTTGTCAAAACTCACTCAAAATGAAAACATGAAAATTTACCGTCGGCCTCGCACTTGGCTGATGATCGCTTTCCTCCTCCTCGCCGTCGGGTTGATGAGCTTTCTGCTGAAATGGGATGAAAGAGGGCACGATCAGACCGATTGGAAACAAAACCTGACGCAGCAGAATGTTCACATGCAGAAAGAGCTGCAGGAGAACAAAGATCTGGACGCAGACGATAAAACGCGGATCAATGACTCAATTAAACTAAACGAGTATTATATGGATCACGATCTTGATCCAAGCCAGTTATCGCTCTGGAGCTACGTGAACATTTCCGCAAGCCTCATTATCCTGGTCACGATACTGACGGTCATCATTGCCGCTGACATGATTGCCGCCGAATTCTCATGGGGGACAATCAAGCTGCTGCTCGTTGGCCCTGCATCGCGAACCAAAATTATGCTTAGCAAATACATTGCCACGTTTAGTTTCGCTTTGCTGCTGCTGCTGATTTGCTTCGCGGCTGCCTTTGCTGCGGGAGGCATACTTGAAGGCTTTAATGGGTTGACCCAGCCGCATGTGACGATCTCGGACGGAGTCATTCACGAAGGCTCGATGATCATGAACGCACTGCAGAAATACGCTTACTCCATCGTATCGCTGTTCATGTACGTCACAATGGCTTTCATGATATCATCCGCGTTCCGAAGCTCTTCGATGGCGATAGCCTTCTCGCTTCTGTTCATGCTGGTCGGCAATACGCTTTCCGGGATTCTGCAAGGCTACGAATGGGTCAAATACTTGCTCTTCTCGAACATCGATCTCACTCAGTACCTGGAAGGATCCACACCTCTGCGGCCGGAGATGACCATGTCCTTCTCCATCCTGATGCTGCTTGCTTATTATGTGGTATTCCAGTTGCTGGCATGGCTTCTGTTCACGAAGCGCGACGTGGCCGCTTAA
- a CDS encoding aldo/keto reductase yields the protein MKQNRLGNSELIVGEVGLGCMSIGTDQKKASEIIHAALECGVNFLDTADLYDEGLNEEIVGAAIQGRRREDVILATKVGNRRLPGRDGWVWDASKAYILEAVKGSLKRLRTDYIDLYQLHGGTMDDPIEETIEAFEQLKREGVIRFYGISSIRPNVIREYTCRSSIVSVMSQYSMLDRRPEESILPWMAEHKVSMIARGPVAKGILSAEGQDRLLNGYLDYTAESLRSLHSKFQEIANLSNRNISQLAIRYALSHPSVAVTIPGASSLQQLLDNVGASEALPLTEEEITQLRVITRFNQYEQHR from the coding sequence ATGAAACAGAATCGATTAGGCAATTCTGAGCTTATAGTTGGTGAGGTTGGTTTAGGATGCATGTCGATAGGAACAGATCAAAAAAAGGCAAGCGAGATTATTCATGCAGCACTAGAATGCGGCGTGAATTTTTTAGATACAGCAGATTTGTACGATGAGGGATTGAATGAAGAAATCGTAGGTGCAGCTATTCAGGGGCGGCGCCGGGAAGACGTTATTCTAGCCACGAAAGTAGGGAACCGCCGGCTTCCTGGACGAGATGGCTGGGTATGGGATGCTTCCAAAGCCTATATACTCGAAGCAGTGAAAGGGAGCTTGAAGCGGCTTCGTACCGACTATATTGATTTATATCAATTGCACGGTGGTACGATGGATGATCCCATCGAGGAGACAATTGAAGCCTTTGAACAATTGAAGCGGGAAGGCGTTATTCGCTTTTATGGCATCTCTTCAATTCGGCCGAATGTGATTCGCGAATATACATGCCGCTCATCGATTGTTAGTGTTATGAGTCAATATAGCATGTTAGACCGGCGGCCTGAAGAATCCATTCTACCTTGGATGGCCGAGCATAAAGTAAGTATGATAGCTCGAGGTCCAGTGGCGAAAGGAATTCTGTCGGCTGAAGGACAAGATCGACTTCTGAATGGATATTTGGATTATACAGCCGAATCACTCCGCTCACTGCATTCTAAATTTCAAGAAATTGCCAATTTAAGCAATCGGAACATAAGTCAGCTTGCTATTCGATATGCCTTATCACATCCTTCGGTAGCAGTGACCATCCCTGGGGCAAGCTCTTTACAACAATTATTAGACAACGTTGGTGCATCTGAAGCTCTTCCCCTTACAGAAGAAGAAATTACCCAGTTACGGGTGATAACAAGGTTTAATCAATATGAACAACATCGATAG
- a CDS encoding TetR/AcrR family transcriptional regulator, with protein MDRRIQKTRQSIMKAFIDLLAEKGFEKITINDIADRANINRGTVYLHYVDKFDLLDKCIEAYVELLLHYCANSTDTRLDARAFQSLFEYLEENFAIYKLLLSNEGVGFFRNRLYATIAETVTEVVVVKSENSKLSHGVTTHFLTSGLIGVLEWWVHNSIPCSAQEATEQLMFLLEPYTKHLVKQ; from the coding sequence GTGGATAGAAGAATACAAAAAACAAGGCAATCGATTATGAAGGCCTTCATCGACCTTTTGGCTGAAAAAGGATTTGAGAAAATAACCATTAATGACATTGCTGACCGCGCAAACATAAACCGAGGGACTGTCTATCTGCATTACGTGGACAAATTCGACTTGCTTGACAAATGCATTGAAGCCTATGTTGAGCTGCTGCTGCATTACTGTGCCAATAGTACTGACACCCGTTTAGACGCAAGAGCGTTTCAAAGCCTATTTGAATATTTGGAGGAAAACTTTGCAATCTACAAGCTGCTTCTCAGCAATGAGGGTGTTGGATTTTTCCGCAACCGCTTATATGCAACCATCGCCGAAACAGTAACCGAAGTGGTCGTTGTAAAGTCAGAAAACAGCAAGTTATCACATGGCGTAACCACTCATTTTTTGACTTCTGGGCTAATTGGAGTATTGGAATGGTGGGTCCATAATTCTATACCCTGCAGTGCGCAGGAAGCGACTGAGCAACTGATGTTCTTGCTAGAACCATACACGAAGCACCTTGTAAAACAATAA
- a CDS encoding ketopantoate reductase family protein gives MKILFFGRGAIGTMYAWAFENAGHTVEFYVREGRKVQYGSHVNLELWDTRRSKKDRIVKEKWPIVIQEEIQENHDYDLIFISVNPEQVSSVVKYLAPRVGNATVLFFNNYWQDPQLAVHPIPASQMVYGFPGGGGGYEGNTLYGGMYKTVQFGTYESEPTPRDLTVRKLFAEAGFKITVQKDIQSWLRNHYAFNVAMEIEVLKRGSFAKVVSSPEALTGLSRNLKEMIPVLKAKGSKLDVMTKVVSALPSRVVGFLLSHVVFSPKGMPYALVEHNHYKVGYAVQEVISEARKHGINAPRLYAVEHLIAK, from the coding sequence ATGAAAATACTTTTTTTTGGTCGCGGTGCTATAGGGACAATGTACGCTTGGGCGTTCGAAAATGCAGGCCATACCGTTGAGTTTTATGTGCGTGAAGGTAGAAAAGTGCAATATGGCTCACACGTAAACTTAGAGTTATGGGATACAAGGCGGAGCAAAAAAGACCGGATAGTCAAAGAAAAATGGCCTATTGTCATACAGGAGGAAATACAGGAGAATCACGACTATGACCTGATATTTATAAGTGTGAACCCCGAGCAAGTATCAAGTGTTGTCAAATACCTTGCGCCTCGAGTCGGAAACGCAACAGTTCTGTTCTTCAATAATTATTGGCAAGATCCTCAATTAGCTGTTCATCCAATTCCGGCCAGTCAAATGGTATATGGCTTTCCCGGTGGCGGCGGTGGATATGAAGGAAACACGCTTTACGGTGGGATGTACAAGACCGTTCAGTTTGGAACATATGAATCCGAGCCTACCCCAAGAGATTTAACGGTTCGCAAGCTTTTTGCCGAGGCAGGCTTCAAGATAACGGTTCAAAAGGATATTCAAAGTTGGCTAAGGAATCACTACGCATTTAACGTTGCTATGGAAATCGAAGTATTAAAACGTGGAAGTTTTGCAAAAGTAGTCTCTTCACCCGAGGCGCTCACTGGATTAAGTCGTAATCTGAAAGAAATGATCCCTGTTCTGAAAGCGAAGGGCTCAAAACTTGATGTTATGACAAAGGTGGTAAGCGCCTTGCCATCGAGAGTTGTTGGATTTCTTCTAAGTCACGTTGTTTTTTCACCTAAAGGCATGCCCTATGCACTTGTGGAGCATAACCACTATAAAGTGGGTTATGCCGTACAGGAGGTTATATCCGAAGCCAGAAAGCACGGAATAAATGCGCCGAGGCTTTACGCTGTAGAACACCTAATCGCGAAATAG
- a CDS encoding putative quinol monooxygenase yields the protein MNTKEQSVIIARFQLKPNSDKQAFFDNLKPLFDTMSKEPTFVNGIVHENVDNPDEIVFYEIWNCSKETWLAEEETKAYRQGPYTKAAEFLLGRELSFYTPTAEWGTTITVGKHFS from the coding sequence ATGAACACAAAAGAACAGAGTGTAATTATTGCACGCTTTCAATTAAAGCCTAACTCAGACAAACAAGCATTTTTTGATAATCTAAAGCCATTGTTTGATACCATGTCCAAAGAACCGACATTTGTTAATGGGATTGTTCATGAGAATGTCGACAATCCGGATGAAATCGTATTCTATGAAATTTGGAATTGTTCGAAAGAGACTTGGCTGGCAGAAGAGGAAACGAAGGCTTACCGTCAAGGTCCCTATACGAAGGCAGCAGAGTTTTTACTGGGAAGAGAGCTTAGCTTCTACACACCGACTGCTGAGTGGGGAACTACGATTACTGTAGGCAAGCATTTTTCTTGA
- a CDS encoding Crp/Fnr family transcriptional regulator, producing the protein MEHMEAKFSMSQIKLFESLSGEIIDEMNQGMNDSNLITKPKKHIIQTPDHEKNGLFFIVSGKVRFYKTNSAGKEYTVCILDDGGVFGEVESFSLGNKGTYVETMEETMFYRMPNEQFGLLLTKYPELSFPFLSEISRRLRLQDELVEKLIFRDLRGKVLYFLDRLSHKFGVEEDGYLKIDLPLTHQELANMIGATREAVSLTLQELSNEGILLTSRKTIMIHIEKALKEMKSNQTL; encoded by the coding sequence ATGGAGCATATGGAAGCCAAATTCAGTATGTCGCAAATTAAGTTATTTGAATCTCTTTCGGGGGAGATAATTGATGAGATGAATCAGGGCATGAACGATTCAAATCTAATTACGAAGCCGAAAAAGCACATCATCCAAACGCCTGATCATGAGAAAAATGGTTTGTTTTTCATCGTTTCTGGTAAAGTAAGATTCTATAAAACCAATTCAGCCGGTAAAGAATATACCGTATGCATTCTTGACGATGGGGGAGTGTTCGGCGAAGTTGAATCGTTCTCTTTAGGCAATAAAGGAACTTATGTGGAAACGATGGAAGAAACGATGTTCTATAGAATGCCGAATGAACAATTCGGACTTCTTTTAACGAAATATCCAGAGCTTTCTTTTCCATTCTTATCCGAAATAAGCAGGCGATTGCGACTTCAGGATGAATTAGTTGAAAAACTGATTTTTAGAGATCTTCGAGGCAAAGTACTATACTTTCTCGACAGACTTTCCCATAAATTTGGAGTTGAAGAAGATGGATACCTGAAAATTGATTTACCGCTGACACATCAAGAATTAGCTAATATGATTGGTGCTACAAGAGAAGCAGTGTCGCTTACCTTACAGGAACTATCCAATGAAGGAATACTCCTAACCAGCAGAAAAACAATCATGATTCATATAGAAAAAGCATTGAAAGAAATGAAATCGAATCAAACCTTATAA
- a CDS encoding pirin family protein yields the protein MINVYPAESRHSFDLGWLKGSHSFSFGSYFDEKNTAFGPLRVMNDDTIAPSRGFGAHPHSDMEILSIVLDGALRHEDSLGNVMVTKFGGVQRMSAGTGVVHTEHNPSDTEDVTLLQLWFEPERRGLAPSYETTNYDPNSLPGRLLPIASNDSVEHSVTKLHQDMTVYLSKLTAGSTVTFKQQPGRKVFVFVIEGRLEVTGTNDASSLLSRRDSARIENETVLKLEGVQEADETFFMLIDLP from the coding sequence ATGATTAACGTGTACCCGGCAGAGTCGAGACACTCCTTCGATTTGGGGTGGCTGAAAGGCAGCCATAGCTTTTCATTCGGTAGTTACTTTGATGAGAAGAATACTGCGTTTGGCCCATTGCGCGTCATGAACGATGATACGATTGCTCCAAGTCGTGGTTTTGGCGCACATCCGCACAGCGACATGGAGATCCTCTCCATTGTTCTAGATGGAGCGCTCCGTCACGAGGACAGCTTAGGAAACGTGATGGTCACGAAATTTGGCGGGGTGCAGCGAATGTCTGCGGGTACAGGAGTGGTGCATACCGAACATAATCCTTCAGATACCGAAGATGTCACGCTGCTTCAGCTCTGGTTCGAGCCAGAGAGAAGAGGGTTAGCTCCGTCTTATGAGACAACGAATTATGATCCGAATTCGCTTCCCGGTCGATTGCTGCCAATCGCTTCAAACGACTCGGTCGAACATTCGGTCACCAAATTGCATCAGGATATGACTGTTTATCTAAGTAAACTGACAGCTGGCTCAACGGTGACATTTAAACAACAACCAGGAAGAAAGGTGTTTGTGTTCGTCATTGAAGGACGGTTAGAGGTAACAGGCACAAACGATGCAAGTTCGCTGCTGTCCAGACGGGATTCCGCTCGCATCGAGAATGAAACGGTGCTGAAGCTTGAAGGCGTACAAGAAGCAGATGAAACGTTCTTTATGTTGATTGACTTGCCTTAA
- a CDS encoding FAD-dependent oxidoreductase, protein MEHFEAIIIGFGKGGKTLAAALADRGKKVAVIEQSKMMYGGTCINIGCIPTKALVHHSKLSQLKKLSSFEDQATEYRSAIDKKMKLVAALRQKNFENLDKKETVTLYTGKASFASPHEIFVQTETDTVMLHGEQIYINTGATIIIPDIDGIKESKHVHTSNSLMERTVLPKRIVIIGAGYIGLEFASMYAGFGSEVIVLDSHRDLLEREDRDIAQAVRSSLERKGVIFHNNTIIESVRDSEHGAIVTYVEADQKRQETTDVILVATGRKPNTDDLQLSKAGIAITDRGAVQVNEQLQTTVPHIFAMGDVVGGPQFTYISLDDHRIIMDHLYGNKRRTTQDRQPVPYSVFIDPPMSRVGLTEQEAIAAGYEVKVALLPAAAIPRAKLSEETEGLLKAVVDAQTDRILGCTLFCTESHEMINIVHIAMVTGQPYTFLRDHIFTHPSMSESLNDLFQMIPR, encoded by the coding sequence GTGGAGCATTTCGAGGCAATTATTATTGGTTTCGGAAAAGGCGGTAAAACGCTGGCCGCAGCTTTGGCTGATCGAGGTAAGAAAGTTGCAGTGATCGAACAGTCCAAGATGATGTACGGAGGCACCTGTATCAATATCGGCTGTATTCCAACCAAGGCGTTGGTGCATCATTCTAAGCTTTCTCAATTAAAGAAATTATCGAGTTTTGAGGATCAAGCCACAGAATATCGTTCAGCCATTGATAAGAAAATGAAATTGGTCGCTGCCTTACGGCAAAAAAACTTCGAGAACCTAGATAAGAAAGAAACGGTTACACTCTATACGGGTAAAGCATCTTTTGCTTCCCCGCATGAAATCTTCGTACAAACGGAGACCGACACTGTGATGCTTCACGGCGAGCAAATCTACATTAATACTGGAGCCACGATCATCATTCCCGATATTGACGGGATCAAGGAAAGTAAACATGTGCACACAAGTAATTCATTAATGGAACGAACGGTCCTTCCTAAGCGCATCGTTATCATCGGTGCCGGATATATCGGATTGGAATTCGCTTCTATGTACGCCGGTTTTGGCTCTGAGGTTATCGTTCTGGATTCGCATCGCGACTTGCTCGAAAGGGAAGATCGAGATATTGCGCAAGCCGTGCGAAGCTCATTAGAGAGAAAAGGAGTCATATTCCATAACAACACAATCATTGAATCCGTGAGAGATTCGGAACATGGCGCAATCGTTACATATGTAGAAGCTGATCAGAAGCGGCAAGAAACAACGGATGTTATCTTGGTTGCAACGGGTAGAAAACCGAATACAGATGACTTACAACTCTCGAAAGCAGGTATAGCGATTACCGACCGAGGCGCAGTGCAAGTGAACGAGCAGTTGCAAACAACGGTTCCTCACATCTTTGCGATGGGTGATGTTGTAGGAGGGCCACAATTCACATATATTTCGTTGGATGACCACCGAATAATTATGGATCATTTGTATGGAAACAAACGTCGGACAACCCAAGATCGCCAGCCGGTTCCTTATTCCGTCTTCATCGACCCGCCGATGTCTCGTGTAGGATTAACGGAACAAGAAGCTATTGCTGCTGGATATGAAGTAAAGGTTGCACTCTTGCCTGCCGCAGCCATACCTCGAGCCAAATTGAGCGAAGAAACGGAAGGATTGTTAAAAGCGGTCGTCGATGCACAAACGGATCGAATTCTAGGCTGTACGTTGTTTTGTACTGAATCTCACGAGATGATAAATATCGTTCATATCGCAATGGTAACGGGTCAACCCTATACGTTCTTAAGGGATCATATTTTCACGCATCCTTCGATGAGCGAATCCTTGAATGATCTATTTCAAATGATTCCGCGCTAA